In the Podarcis muralis chromosome 15, rPodMur119.hap1.1, whole genome shotgun sequence genome, AGTTCTTAAAAAACTCTTAGGAATCAAAGTTATATATGCACTCTTCCTGagtgctgtgtacacactcccatttactACACACTCCCATTTACACCCAGTGTGCTTCCATTGCTGGTTTGTGAAGCTGTGTACACATAATGTTAACAgcaatccatatctatcccaTAGTTTCTTGAGAATCACTGTGGTTTGCTGCATTTCTTACCAAACTAGCTACAATCTGATTTGATTCCATAAGcacatccacacacacccttctgccCACTAATGTGGACAGATAGCGGGTGGCTGGGAAACACATCAAATCATACTGATATGTACAATGATTTATGAATGTGGTTTGAAatacagcagaaaaatatttaagcTGGCAATGTGCAGACAGTCATAGTCTTGCACGCTCTCTATATTTGATGATGCCCTGGTACCCTTCACAGAGTTTCACTAAGACATCTTGTCTCATCTCAGCAGGAATGACAATTCAATTTCTACAAAGGTCTAAGCCTTTGTGTGAGTCTTTCTCATTCCACAAAAAGGGGTTTGAGCTTGGCTGGGATGCTCCTCTATTCATTTAAGCCAGGCATGGCtaaacatcatccctgaccactggtcctgatagctagggatgatgggagttgtagtcccaaaacagctggagggccaagtttggccatgcctgatttaaGTAGTGTAGTATGTTTGCCAGTTTTGGTAGAAATCTGCCTCAACACTGTACCATGCCCAATAAGCTTTTCAACTCAACAATGGATTCTGGTGGGCTAATTCCTGAAATAGCTTCCACCTTCTTAGGATCAAGGCTCATACTATATTCATCTATGCAATGGCCCAGGTGCCCATTCTGTCCTACCAATTCCAGTggtccccagccacccaccactggTCCTAAATGGCAATTCTCTCAGCTTTTTCTTACACACTTGTCTTTAGAAAATAGAAGTCAGGCAAGCACCCCGTCACCATAGGTGTTGACATGAATCACCCTGCCTCTTAATTACAACCCTGCAGTTGAGTTGGGTTCTTCTAGGATCTGTGTACAAGGCAACCTAGCCCAGGTGGCCCCCCAAAGACTAAACTGACATGTCACACTCTGGGATTGCAGAGGTGGGAGATTTTCTGTCTTTGGATCTCGGGGGCACCAATTTCCGAGTCATGCTGGTGAAAGTGGGTGAAGGTGAAGAAAAACAATGGAATGTGAAGACAAAGCACCAGATGTATTCCATACCGGAGGATGCCATGACGGGAACAGCTGAAATGGTGAGTCAGATGATCAGGTGAAATCAACCAGGTTACGTATTGCATTATGACTTGCAGGTGTTCAGGAATGGGAGGAGGCTTGCccttgggaaggagggaggccacATTGTCAGACTCAGAGGCAATGTAGTCCACGGGGCAAAATGTTGGGCCTGGCCTGGCCCTGAGTTCAAACCCTTTCAAAGAATGGCTCTCACTCTCAATTCAGAACCTTCCACAGATGTCTCCAGCTGTCCAGGACAATTGACATACCCTTTGTCTAAACCCAAACTGTGATCTCGCATTGCAAGACAAACTCAGTTGACTCCATTTGCATCTGATGAATGCTTATGCCATGAGAAAAATAGTTAGACATAAAATGTTGGAGTCAATGTAGTGCTGAACAGGTCATTCCACCTgcacaaggatttctccttgtgcaacacAATTAtcaccctctctcctccctctgcgtGCCCTCTAAATTTGGGGATGATACAAGGCACACACAGGTGGAAGAGAGGGGGCAGACATATTGTTTCGCTTCCAATCAATGCATGCCTCATAGTTTTCCGGTGAAATCATGTTACTTTTTATGCCACAAACTTTCCAGGTTCCGTGCTTTCCCATTTTTGTTGCACTATAGCACAAGagtctcagggacgcgggtggagctgtgggtaaaaccacagtgcctaggacttgccgatcgtatggtcggcagtttgaatccccgtggtggggtgagctcccgtctttcggtcccagctcctgcccacctagcagttcgaaagcacccttaaagtgcaagtagataaataggtaccactttatagcgggaaggtaaatggcgttccgtgtgctgcgctggtgcaggctcgccagagcagcgatgtcacgctggccacgtgacctggaagtgtctgcagacggcgccggctcctggcctctagagtgagatgagtgcacaaccccagagtctgacaagactggcccgtacgggcgggggtacctttacctttaccttttatagcacAAGAGTGCCTCTCCAGGGGACGGCTGTGCATTGGGGAAGCCTCACAGAACAGCTAATAAAGCAGAATTATGTGTGaacagtataaatccaccacttaCACACTATTATTGCATCGAAGACATGTTGCAGAGTGagcgaaattgacagattcatccatccctccATGTTCCTCCAGAACTGCTTGTGGAAAGCTAAGGCAGATCGCTGAACgttttccctcctttccccccgaAACAGCAATGgacttttttttgtgtgtgtgtctttcttcccCAGCTCTTTGATTACATCTCAGAATGCATCTCCGACTTCCTAGACAAACATCAGATGAAACACAAAAAACTACCTCTGGGCTTCACGTTTTCCTTCCCTGTTCGACATGAAGACCTTGACAAGGTGGGATTTGGGAAGGGGGCTCCCTTCTCaatgctctctctttctccatgagTTGTTCATTTGAACCATGTATAATGGTAGCCTGGTGAATGTAAGAAATATAACAATATAGCACCTCCAGGCAGGGGggatactacaactcccatcagcgccaggGAGCACTGTCCAAATGCACAGCAAACCAACAACTTCCCAGAATTTATAGCAGAAGCATCATGCAGAAAGATGTCACACGTGTCACTGATAGTCAGGTACAATCATTCCAGATTCTGGAAGGGTGCTTTTCCACACCTGTCCATTGCTCCAGTTGTTATCCTATTGCTTTCCACACATcagttaatgatgatgatgatgattacatcGCATTGACCCAACGCAGGGATAATTTCCGCCAAAGAGATTTTGCTTATTTCAGGATGTTTCTTCTGATCCTTTAAACCTCTCGGTCTGCAGGGGATCCTATTGAACTGGACTAAAGGCTTCAAAGCGTCAGGAGCTGAAGGGAACAACGTAGTTGGGCTTTTGAGAGATGCTATCAAACGGCGAGGGGTGAGATGAAAACTGTGCTTTGCTGTTCAGTTCATTATTTCTCCTCAGTTGCTTCGTAGGACTGTAAGAAGCTCCCTTATACCAGGTCAGTCTGTCTGTCCATCCATTATCTAGCTCAGAATTTCATGCAGTGAATGGCAGCATTTCAATAGAGTCTCTAGCACAGTTTCTTTCCCACCACATCTTATCTGCTTCTTTTAACTTTGGGCTTATTCCAGTCTTACATTTCCTCCATACTTTCTCAGCACAATCCGTGCTTTAAAGTTCTGTGTCCGAaaactctttctttttttttgctgtggagccttccctccgaaaacccgctctttacagCTGAATCAAAGCCGATTCTGctgaaaacctgaattgctgtttgttgtcCTTCAGCTTTAGAGagtgggtttttgcagggaaagctctggggcaaaaagaAGAGCAGTCAGACATGGGCTGGCAAAGCACAGGCCTGTACGTGGAGCAAGCAgggcaaaagttaagtgtggagAAGCCCCTAGCCAAAGGTGTTGTCAGGTACAGATGGCAACCATTTTGCACAGGGTTTCCATTCTTGACCCCTGGGTGTGTCAACAGAGTCTGCAAAAGCCCACCCAGCCCTGTTCTGCCCTGTTCCGCTCCTGTTCTGCCCTGCCcctgttctgccctcttctgggtaTAAAAGATCCTGTGCATTGGCAGTCGTGCATCAATTGGATGTGCACAAAATGGTCGCCACTTGTCCTTAAAGGATTCAcagatttggggaagggccatggctcagcgGTAGAACATCAGGTCCGATCCCTCACTTCTCCAAGTAAGGCTGAGAGAGAaagtccccctccccccggctTGAAATCCTATCTTCCTATCCAAATCTGCATGCATCAATACTTCAATACTTCTGGGCAAGATGCAATGGCAAGTGCCTGGCGTCTCACCAGTGTGCACAgccacccttccttcctttcacgtgctttctccatacacacacacacacacacacacacacacaccttacttcCAGTTTCCCAAGAGTATTATGGCACTATAGTATTCCATGGTGAAGAATTTTTGCATCTGTTGGGGacgcaagtggtgctgtggtctaaaccactgagcctcttgggcttgctgatcggaaggtcggcagttcgaatccccgcgacggggtgagctcccggtgctctgtcccagctcctgccaacctagcagttcgaaagcacaccagtgcaagtagataaataggtaccgctgtggtgggaaggtaaacggcatttccatgcgctctggtttctgtcatggtgttctgttgtgccagacaGAAGTggttaatcatgctggccacatgacctggaagctgtctgtggtcaaacgctggctcccttggcctgaaaagcgaaatgagcactgcaaccccatagtcacctttgactggacttgactgtccaggggtcctttacctttacctttttacctgttcTATCTGTGCTTCTCTTAGTTGGGTTTCTTCTCCCGAACAGCCTTTGATGGTGGTGCTTCTTTCCACCCCTTTGTAGGACTTTGAGATGGACGTAGTCGCAATGGTCAATGACACAGTGGCAACGATGATATCCTGCTACTATGAGGATCACCAATGCGAAGTTGGCATGATAGTGGGTAGGTCACCTCTCCTTTTAATATGCACCTGGGCACAATCAGCTTCAAACTGGGGCTTTAATCCTTATTTCTATTTATTGGACATAGCTTTCTTATACAGGTCAGCCAATTTGTACAATCTAGCCCAGCATTGTGTACTATTACTGGTAACTGCTCACCAAGGTCTTCAGCAGAGGGTCTTCCTCATCacttgctacctgatcctttcaATTGAAGATGCTTGGGGGGGGTTAACCTGGGACCACCTGTATACAAAGCATCTGCTGTGTCTCTCGTGAAAGCCATTGTTTCTAAcactggtgggggacatgtcatgctccttctgggatacttgtccacctttggtccccaccctgcactcagccctcacctgtggctcctagaagctgtcagaatGCGACAGCgaccacaccctgggaaacagaTTTGACTTGCCGGCTAAGCCAAGTGAGGGTAGGCAATGggtctcagtgagttagggacttcccctgcgtgTGAATACAGGCTTgggcagattgagtggacaagatcAGTAGTGGGCCCAGTggccaagaaggtggtttctccTCTAcatgctgtagaggaaagtgaggggcagatgggacttgTCAACCTGGTatggcagcccatctaggagaaggaaaactctgatcctaaacctccactgccttgtgggaatatcttcaggagaagaaaagactaaggtgtaagccctacacaaatccagagtggagtccctaagacagttggatggcatatgcctccttctggcagctcctgcagccaaactggtatcaaatacattgctctgctttcctttggatcacatcagcaaaACCAGGGGGGGACGGACTTgtcatctgggtagcccaggacctccttgcacactgcccaggcttggactctggggaggtcactttggtactgctaacgcagcagtttgacttaaCCCCcagaggcagacagatgccaacaacaacgtTGATAATGGCCTTAGATATCAGCATACAGGCTAAAGCTGAAACAATGCATTGGCTATTACCATTCTCAGCAGTCTTCACACCAGAGACGGATCTACTataaaactaatgaagcttaagcttcaaggGCCCTGATTCCTGAGGGGGCCCAGAAGCAAATTTggtccacattgcttaaaaaaaaatctgggccTACCTAGTTGACCCAATTTGAGTGGCACAACTCTAATTTTTTGTTACATATATTTCAACAACCCCAAATTTTggcagatgttgtaaaggtgcgGTGATCTGTCACGGAGCAACCCCACTGAAGAGGATAACAGTGGTCCTCATTGTTGGTTGCGAAGGGGGGCCCATGACAGTTCAAGTTTTGGGCCCCCTGAAATGTAGGTCCGCCACGGCTTCCCACTGGTGCATTATTGGTGATCATTAGATATATAGTTCTTGTCTATTTAAATTCAAAGGAACTCTATCtattgatcaatcaatcaatcaatcaatcaatcacctgtctgtctgtctgtctgtctgtttaacTATCTATCACATAAAGAAAAGCAGGTGGGTCATGGCCAGACAACTAGAAACACTAATACTGGCATCAGATTCCACTAAAAGCCTGGCCAAAGAACCAGGAATTCAGTAGGCATCTAAAGCTTAGTAGGGTAGATGCCGGTCATATCACAGGGGGAAGTTCCAAAACCAGGGTGGCACCATTAAGAAGGCTACCCGCTGTGTTGCCATATCGTAGACCTCAGTTAAAGATGGCACAGCCAAGAAGGTCTCCTTGGTGGATCTTAACAAATGGACAGGCCTATCCAGGACAAGGTATTGTCTCAGGTATCCCAACCTCAGGTAGCATAAGGCTTTGTAAGTCTCTGTACCTTGAAGCAGGTTCACTAGCATATAGTCAGCCAATGCAGTTATTTCAGAATCAGTGTTATATgtttgcattaggccaccccatAGAGAAGCCTAAGCTCTCCAGCAAACTCCACTTGCTAGCCAGTCACATGAAGTCATCTGATGTCACCTGTCAGTCATTATGTGCATTTGCGCCCTGAGTCCTTCCTGCTGGAAAACCCACCATGAACAACaagaaaggttgttgttgttatgatgtTACTTATTACTTGCTTCCCATGAAGAATGTTGAAGTGATTTcacagtgtacacacacacacacacacacacacacacacacacacagcaactgtGAGAACTGTTAGAACAATTGCATATGAAGGTTGTGCCAGAGTTTCCTATATGACTCTCGTGCGTTGTCCAAATGTGGTGAATTCTCTCTGCGTTTCCATTCTATCAGGCACCGGTTGCAACGCTTGCTACATGGAAGAGATGCAGAATGTAGAGCTTGTGGAAGGGGATGTAGGTCGGATGTGTGTAAACACCGAATGGGGAGCCTTTGGAGCATCAGGGGAGCTGGACGAGTTCCTCTTGGAGTATGATCGCGTGGTGGATGAGACCTCACTTAACCCCGGTCAGCAGCTGTAAGGAATATGACTGATAAAATTAATGTTTATTGCTTTCTAAAGTTTCACACTTCTCATTGTGGATGAGACAGAGAGGATGCCTTTGAGCGGTCATTAATGCTGAGGCACCCCCAACCTAGTactccccagatgttgtcagactccatcTCTCATCGCCTTCTCACAGCCGATGGTCGGAGAGGATGGGGGttggaatccaaaacatctggaaggcaccagcaggttggggaagcctggccTATCAGCCAAGTGCAGCTCATGGATGGTTTGAAATCAGAGGGAATATTCCCTATGGCGAACCTCTGTTCACACTAATTTTAAAAGCAGATATGGGAATCAGTTGGTGTGCGTGGAGAAACTCTAACAGTGGGAACATGATTTGAATCTAGGCATAGTGACTGCATTCCATCCATGGAGTTGCTTTCTGGTCTCTGTGGCATCCCAAAAGACCTGAGTAAGGCATGTGTCGCAGTTGTGGGATCCTCTGAGATGCAGCTGACTCATACTCTCCTGCACATATTTGCTGGCGAGAAAAATGTGCAGAGtccagcaaagagggagaggtgGTTGTTTTTCCTGCAACTCAGAGAAAATAGCCTCTATTGCTGAACAATCAATCTTGATATCTGAGAGGGTTTTGTTAAAACAAGCTGCAATTATGTCATCTAACAAGTCCTGCCCCCAACCCCAAACAACATGTACCAGTGATTTAATATTCCCTTTCCCCAGGTATGAGAAGATCATAGGAGGAAAGTATATGGGAGAGATCGTACGGCTAGTGCTCCTAAAACTTGTCAATGAAAACTTGCTCTTCAATGGAGAAGCAACAGAGAAGCTAAAAACCAGAGGATCTTTTGAAACTCGCTTTATCTCACAAATTGAAAGGTAGTATGTTTCTTTAaggtatttcttttctttctctctcttgaccTGCCCAGGGTTGGTGTCAGGGTTAGGCATTGTAGGGCATTTCCAAAGCCCACACCCCCAGCAAGGGACCCACTTCTGCACACTGGAGCCTCCTGGCCTTCTGCATCTCTTCCTCGCTGCCTAATGGTCTAATTCAGTACcaggcagcttcttatattcctaAATATAGAATCAGAGTACtgtagggaccctgagggtcatataAActgaccccttgcaatgcaagaatctcaacacgCAGTCCCTAATCCCATTTGAAACTATACCATgattctcgccccccccccccacacatcaGACCTTTGTCAAATGATGAGGAATTGCTAACAGAGCTCTcttggcgctgtggtgtaaaccactgagcctcttgggcttgccgatcagagggtcggcggttcaaatctgtgtgatggtgtgagctcccgttgctctatcccaacTCCTACCagccaagcagttcaaaagcacgccagtgcaagtagataaataggcactgctgtggccggaaagtaaacggcgtttccgtgcgctctggtttccatcacggtgtcccgttgcgccagaagtggtttagtcatgctggccacatgacccagaaagctggctgtggacaaacgccggctccctcggcctgaaagcaagatgagcgccgcaacaccatagtcaccttggactagacttaaccgtccaggggtcctttaccattaacTTTTACCTTGAAAGGGGCATTGTTCATGGGCGAGCATCtgcttccatgcagaaggtcccaggtttaatccctggcatcttcaggtacagCTGCTTGAAAACTTGGAGAGTATCAACAATACTGAGCAACATGGACCCATGGCCCAACTCAatgcaaggcagcttcttatgtaaaCTTCTTTTGAGGAATTCCACTACAATTTAGCGCAAGTAGTTCATCTCATTAGTCTGAACATCCTCAGATGCTAGCACACAGTGGTTGCATTCCCACTGGTTGGAAAATTTAGAGTAGGAAAGGGCTGGCCAACATTAGGAGCTGCCTAGACTGTGCTGCCATTTAAGGCTAGCAGATCTGGGCAAACAGTCCACCCTGGACACTGGGCATTGACTCACCTGGCCGGCTCTCGTGGCTTCAATTATCTCTTCCAGGCTCTTGCGGGTCAGTTGGGGGAGTCAGCTGGAAGAAATCAAATGAGTAAAATTAACAAGGACAATAGTAAGACCCTCAAAGAGTTCTGTTCCTGCTCTGTGTGGACAGAACTAAGCTGCTCACATTCGGCTTCTACATTAAAAACATAGGAATATAGGAGAAGCCGGCTGGATCAAACCAATggaccatctattccagcatcctgttttcacagtggccaaccaggtgcctacagGAAGACTGGAAGCACAACAGCGCTCTTCTCACTTTGGATTcccagcccatagctgtcaagcatcccttatttggagggacagtcccttatcccagcgccgtgtcccgctgctgtccattattgatggatgtcccttaaatttcccaggaaggaagcagctcctgtccctccctccctgccagccagggaggagggaggctccaactgtgttgcttggctgcccaagCCCAGCCTCCGGCCTCCTCACACCAGCCTCAGCCCCTGGGAGCCCCTCCCCAccgggactggcgggagcctcgggcccttctgccgccatcctcctcgcggccgccgaactgagcgtctctgcctggggcctcccctctgcccatcgCCACCGCTCCCGCTCCCActaggccgtactgcggctgtgctgccgaaggacccggatgagatgggcagcctggcatggcctatgaattgctgaggagccttgagaggagagcgagggcaaccatagagaaagcagttcaaagagaggaggaagaggaggaggcggaggcgtgggcaggtgttccaagggcttacaagggaaggaccgcaagcgcttctcccatcgatttgtagtggtagactagcatagatggtctgatctgcgggtttacttcgggcgctattccccccccttcctcccaccccacctgatggaattgagagctgcagatggagcacaagagaaaagatacagaactgcagcagcttcttcgtagcttggacttcgttttgcacaaaaagtggttgctgcttgtagttatttaattgcagtgtttcatcggctggtgtcttgagcagcaacctctggaaacgaagggctaaaaaccggcgctgctctccaaaattatctggtcccttttaacttcgtatttcagctggctGACTataatcccttattttggctgctggtcccttattttcaaggctgctggtcccttattttcaaatctgtaagttgacatcTATGTCCCAGccactggaattcagaggcatactgcatcCAAGTGGCTCAGGGCATGGTGAAACCCAGCCCATAGAGTAATATTCAAAACAACCCTCCACTACGGTGGTTGTAACTTGTGCCCCACAAGCCCTTGCTCTTCTCCTGCTACAAATTGCATTAGCACCTGGTCCACAGCCAccacattctctctcccccccccccccagtcttatgAAGCGCATATCAGTTATATGAGATGAAGCGCACAGGTTGGTTGTGGCCTCCTGCTTCCGGTTTTCCGTTGAGACCTGGGGCGATGAAACACGCCAGCCCCCTCCACGATGACAGTAGTGAGAGCCCTTGTACTTGTCGTTCCCAGTGATCCCGGTGACCGTAAGCAGATTTACAACATCTTGACATCCTTTGGGCTGTTGCCCTCTGTAACAGACTGTGACATTGTCCGTATGGCGTGCGAGAGCGTCTCTACGAGGGCTGCGCAGATGTGCTCAGCCGGGCTGGCCGGTGTCATTAACCGCATGAGAGACAGCAGGTGCGAGGACACGTTGAAGATCACAGTGGGCGTCGATGGCTCCGTCTACAAGCTCCACCCCAGGTGAGACCTACCTACACAGTCTTGCTATATCATGAGGCGTCTAGAGAAGCCTGGGCCTTTCCGAACAATTCATCAGCAGATGTTTAACTATCCACACGCTTCTAAAAGCTGGTGATTTAGCAGCGCACAGCCACTGCTGTTCTGCTTGAAGGTGGAAATGGAATAGCAGCTCTGGGGACACCCACAATGTACATTGAATGCACGTGgttccgcccccccaaaaaaggaccccaggagctgcagtttgttaagagtgctgggaactgcatctttttataattgttattaattggactacagtggtacctcaggttacagacgcttcaggttacagactccgttgacccagaaatagtaccgcaggttaagaactttgcttcaggatgagaacagaaatcgcgcggcggcggcacggtggcagcgggaggccccattagctaaagtggtacctcaggttaagaacagtttcaggttaagaacgacctctggaacaaattaagttcttaacccaaggtaccactgtatatagaaattgGGATAACCCTTCAACATCTGCAACGATACAGAGGCCCTCCAGAATGGTGGCGTTGGTTTTGTCTGTAGGTGTATTCTGCTGCATGCCGTTGCTGCAATAAAGTTGTGAATTAGTAGTGAATTTATACCAGACCAACCAAGCATCATTCCACTTTGTTAGTGGTTCTGTGATGCATCCCTAGTTGCCATCTGGAGGAGCTCTCTCTGTAGCGCAACACAAGCAGGACAACACACACATTGCCCGTTGTAAGAAAAGTTCCAGGATTTCAACTGGAAGCTACAAGACATGCACCAAATGGAAACAAAGCAGTACGTTCATCTAGAAATGTTTGCAGGCGCAAACAATTTTGAAAATGAGATTGCGTGTaacaagggcttttttccagccggaactcaccagaactcaataataataataataataataataataataataataataataataataataatttattatctataccccatcccatctggctgggtttccccagccactctgagtggctcccaacagaatattattaataataacaaaaaaaaatgataaaacatcaaacattaaaaacttccccaaacagggctgccttcagatgccttctaaaagtcagatagttgtttatttccttgacatctgatggtagggcattccacagggtgggagccactaccaagaaggccctctgcctggttccggcacctctcagatgtgtgccattgccattataagagaataagggaggtgtACCAAcatctctttttctggaaaaatagcaatGCGTATAACTGCCCCGGTACCATCATAAGCACAAAACATGATTAATGCTCAATTTTAGAAAATTCTGGAAGGGCTCATATGGTATAGGAATAGAATATTATGTGTatatgtgttgttgctttttctaaGGAAAA is a window encoding:
- the GCK gene encoding hexokinase-4 isoform X2, with the protein product MDSLEGSRLSMMKEVFDSLQLVEQILSEFRLQEQDLKKVMHRMQKEMDRGLKLETHEEASVKMLPTYVRSTPEGSEVGDFLSLDLGGTNFRVMLVKVGEGEEKQWNVKTKHQMYSIPEDAMTGTAEMLFDYISECISDFLDKHQMKHKKLPLGFTFSFPVRHEDLDKGILLNWTKGFKASGAEGNNVVGLLRDAIKRRGDFEMDVVAMVNDTVATMISCYYEDHQCEVGMIVGTGCNACYMEEMQNVELVEGDVGRMCVNTEWGAFGASGELDEFLLEYDRVVDETSLNPGQQLYEKIIGGKYMGEIVRLVLLKLVNENLLFNGEATEKLKTRGSFETRFISQIESDPGDRKQIYNILTSFGLLPSVTDCDIVRMACESVSTRAAQMCSAGLAGVINRMRDSRCEDTLKITVGVDGSVYKLHPSFKDRFHAAVRQLTPDCDITFLQSEEGSGRGAALISAVACKMACMIGQ
- the GCK gene encoding hexokinase-4 isoform X1: MGGRALSPPAWALRSPPPATSLPPSLPQPTTSTGQRPSARLAHLTARGAPILLRAAPPPTSRHVSPPKAPRAARRRMNEAEALDDPDVEPGGSRKCRRVAIEVEQILSEFRLQEQDLKKVMHRMQKEMDRGLKLETHEEASVKMLPTYVRSTPEGSEVGDFLSLDLGGTNFRVMLVKVGEGEEKQWNVKTKHQMYSIPEDAMTGTAEMLFDYISECISDFLDKHQMKHKKLPLGFTFSFPVRHEDLDKGILLNWTKGFKASGAEGNNVVGLLRDAIKRRGDFEMDVVAMVNDTVATMISCYYEDHQCEVGMIVGTGCNACYMEEMQNVELVEGDVGRMCVNTEWGAFGASGELDEFLLEYDRVVDETSLNPGQQLYEKIIGGKYMGEIVRLVLLKLVNENLLFNGEATEKLKTRGSFETRFISQIESDPGDRKQIYNILTSFGLLPSVTDCDIVRMACESVSTRAAQMCSAGLAGVINRMRDSRCEDTLKITVGVDGSVYKLHPSFKDRFHAAVRQLTPDCDITFLQSEEGSGRGAALISAVACKMACMIGQ
- the GCK gene encoding hexokinase-4 isoform X3, whose protein sequence is MLDHRTRMDSSKKGKVEQILSEFRLQEQDLKKVMHRMQKEMDRGLKLETHEEASVKMLPTYVRSTPEGSEVGDFLSLDLGGTNFRVMLVKVGEGEEKQWNVKTKHQMYSIPEDAMTGTAEMLFDYISECISDFLDKHQMKHKKLPLGFTFSFPVRHEDLDKGILLNWTKGFKASGAEGNNVVGLLRDAIKRRGDFEMDVVAMVNDTVATMISCYYEDHQCEVGMIVGTGCNACYMEEMQNVELVEGDVGRMCVNTEWGAFGASGELDEFLLEYDRVVDETSLNPGQQLYEKIIGGKYMGEIVRLVLLKLVNENLLFNGEATEKLKTRGSFETRFISQIESDPGDRKQIYNILTSFGLLPSVTDCDIVRMACESVSTRAAQMCSAGLAGVINRMRDSRCEDTLKITVGVDGSVYKLHPSFKDRFHAAVRQLTPDCDITFLQSEEGSGRGAALISAVACKMACMIGQ
- the GCK gene encoding hexokinase-4 isoform X4 — encoded protein: MGEIVRLVLLKLVNENLLFNGEATEKLKTRGSFETRFISQIESDPGDRKQIYNILTSFGLLPSVTDCDIVRMACESVSTRAAQMCSAGLAGVINRMRDSRCEDTLKITVGVDGSVYKLHPSFKDRFHAAVRQLTPDCDITFLQSEEGSGRGAALISAVACKMACMIGQ